AATCCACAAATAGGGTCACGGTTCCAACTAATAAAACTAAAATATTGGTATCGAATAGCTGTGTACTCACTTTGAATAATTGTTCACCACTTTCACTATCTACACTCCACTTAAAAGACTGCAACAGAATAACCATAGCAATATTCGTAGCCAAAAGCGCATAAATAATTTTACGGGTTTCTGCAGCGTCTTCTTTAATATAAATCAAGAGAATGGCAAAAAGGCTCACCATAAATAATACAGTGGAGCCCGGAGAAACAATGATACTATCAGTAATATTAATTTGTACTGTACTAGCTAAATATACCTGCAAAAATTGAAACATTCCAATAGCAGCATATAGAAAACCGATACCTAAAACGGAACGCATCCTAAATAAAAAAAGAATCAATGTTGAGACCAATAGCCCTTGTACAGCTAAAACAGCCACCTGATATATATTGACGATATCCATATTATTGTTTTAATGAGAGCGCTAAAAGGGCATTAATAAGAAGAAACGAGACTATAAATCATTTCATTAAAAACAGAATAGCTCTTTATCAAATATAATTAAAATCATTAGGAATTACTACTATTTGAGAAATTATAACAAGTAATAATTTACATTTTCTTTAAGATATTGGCTTTCAAATTAGAATAAGCATCAAAAATAAACCGATTAGAGAAAAGGATGCTCAAAAACAAATTGATGGTACAACCCACAAAAATAGCGATCATAATCATGATCTGGTATTTAATAGCTGTCACTGGTGAACTTCCTCCAAGAATCTGCCCAGTCATCATACCTGGTAAAGATATGAGTCCAATAACAGACATGGTCGCTATCATTGGATTCAATCCTTGTTTAATAGCATCATTTATAAATGGTCTTAATGCCAATTTCTTACTCCCTGTATTGGATAGTAAAAACATATACAAGTCAGATTTATCAGTTAAACCTTTAAAATAAGTAGTTAATCCCACTATATTATGATTCAATGCATTACCTAAGACCATACCTGTAATAGGAATAAAATATCTGGCTTCGAAAAAATAATCGAGTTTTAATACCCAACCTAAAAAGAATAAGTCAACAATGAATACTGAGGTTAAACTGGCCAGCAGAAGTGGTAATAAAAACATCCTCCAATTTAAGGCGACTCTCCTGATGGTGGTGAAGATTCCGACCATAATCATGACCATCACCCAAAGGCTATTTAACCATGCATTATTGAGTTCGAATATCCATTCTAGGTATAAAGCCACCAAAGAAAGTTGAATAAGCATTCGAATAAGACCAATAAGGACATCTTTGATAATCCAAATTTTATAGATATAGAATAAAGTGATGGGGATGATAAATAGTAATAAACCGCTGGCTAATTCCCAAATACTAATATCTGTGGCTGAATTCATAAGGCTATATTTTTATCCCAACTATTTATCCACTTTGAGTGGTGAGAAGCAGACACCATAGTTTTATTCTCAAATTTGGATAAACAAGATATGAGTTGGTCTATAGAATCCTCATCAAGAGATGCTGTGGGTTCATCCATTAAAATGATGTCTTTATCCATACTTAAACATATGGCTATGATGATTCTTTGCTTTTGTCCACCACTGATTTTAGAAAAGTCTGAGCTCAGTATTGATACTGCTAGGCCTAATTCTAATAGTAATTCCTCTACCTTATTTTTTTGTCCTGACCATTCCATCAAATCCATTAGTTCTAAGCCATTATTTACCGGCAAATTAATGTTTTGAGGAATCCATATCATCTGATTACGAATAACCTTAATATTTTCTGGATTTATTTGAAGCTTATTGATTTCTATTGTTCCTAGATTGGGAATCACATAAGCCATCAGCATCTTCAAAATGGTGGATTTTCCTTTTCCTGAAGCTCCACTAATACAAACTTTTTCTCCTGGTTCAATGGAAAAGGATAAATCCTTAAATATTAGTTTCTCAGCAAAACTGAGCTCTAGATGATTGACTTTAATCATGAAATAAATGCATCTTTTTATTAATCATTCAAAGATATAGTTAAATTTTAATCTAAAAAACGGGTTCTCATTGAAATAAAAGCTAATATTTCTCAACCGGCCAAGGCTTCAATTTCATCCAATAATAATTCAAAATTCTTCGTAGTCGTTTTAGGATTCATGATGGTAGTTCTCATAAAAACCTCACCTTTCAAACTAGTCTGTACAATATAAAACTTCCCCTGCTCCAATAATTGCTGACGAAGTTGTGCGTTTATACTATTAAGCTCCTCTTTAGATTTCCCTTGAGGATGATAGCGGAAACAAACGATATTGGTATCTGGTTCGATTGCCAATTCAAAATTTAATCGTGTTGATATTATACCAGCTAATTCTTTACCCAAATCGTATAAGGTGGTCACATATTCATCGAATATTTCTTCACCATAGAATTTGAACAAAATATAAAACTGAATGCTCATCATCCTTTTGGTGCATTCAAAGGATTTAATGGCTATATTATACCATTGTTCTTCTTCTTTCTTACTTAATAAATACACTGCCTTCTGACTAAAAGTAGCATAGGAATGGTTTTTATTTTTAAATAAAAGAAAAGTCATAATAGTAGGCGTCATCAGCATTTTATGCCCATCTATCACCACCGAATCAGCACGGTGGATTCCTTTTAGATAATGCTTATATTTTTTTGAGAATATAGCTGCTCCTCCATGGGCTCCATCCACATGAAACCAAAGCTTCTTGGCTTCACAAAAGTCGGCGATAGCTTCCAAATCGTCATACATACCTGTGGAAGTAGAAGGAGCGCTTCCCACTACTGCCATCACCCTTATGCCATCTGACTTGGCTTTCTGGTAATGCTCCTCCAACAATTCTGTTTTCATGGCATAATTCTTATCCACAGGAATCTTTATCATTCCAGCAGCACCCATACCCATGATTCTCACAGCTCTATCCACACAATAATGGGCTTCAGAAGAAACCATAATTCCTAATTTTTCTGAGCTTCCTTCTTCCCAAACATCTTTTTCAACCATGGCTTTTCTAGCTGAAAGTAAAGCAGTAAGATTAGCTAATGTTCCGCCATGAGTAATATATCCATCGGAATTGTCATCATAGCCTATTCTTTGATTTAAATCATCTATCACTACTTTTTCTATGGCGGTACCAGCGGCTCCCATTTCATAAATGGCCATTCCATTATTGAGCAAGGAACTCGTAAAACTAGCCAAGGCTCCTAAAGGTGCAGGTGGCGATACCTGATGCCCCATATAATTGGCATGGTGAATATTTACCGAACCCTCTAAAATATCCTGAAAGAATGCCTTTGGTGAATTCTTGTCCATCTCATATTGCTGCCAAAACTCTAATCTTTCGGCTGGAGATTTCCAATGCTGTACTAGTGTTTCTTCTTTATTAGCCTCCTCTAAATGTTCACTTAAGAGATCTACTAATTCGTGACCAAATTCTTTAAATTTCTGGGCGTCGTATACCGTGGATAGTTTTTTGCTCTTCATGTTGATTTAAGGATAAAAATTAATGCCACTAAGGTAAATTAAATTACAAATATTTCAGCTTCTTTTCATCCCATTTTTATTTAAAAAAAATCAAATTAAAACAAGTCCACAAGATTAATTACTAACTCCATGTCTCCATTAATTTCAAAACAAGCATCTTCAAAATCTGGAGGACCCATTTTAGCTTTGGCATTATTAGAAAATCCAAATAATTCTTTGGGCATTCCAATCCAATTGGTGTCCAAATCTCCGTCTTCATCTTCGTCATGAAATAATGATATGGCATATTTACCATAAGGCAGATCGTAGAAAACAAACTCAAACTTCATAGATTCCACAGGTATACTTTCTCCAATAAAATAATCTTTACTCTTATCATAATTCTCTGCGTTATCATAAACAGCAAAGTTCATGGTTCCTTTTGCATTTTGAATGCCGTTTACTATAATGGTGAGGTTAGCTGATTGACTATACAGTGATGCAATAGACAATGTAAATAATAGTGAGATTAATATACTTTTCATTCAAAGGTTTTTAATATAATAATTGAGTATCTTAAAACTGACAAAATTAATTATTATCTAATATCTCACCATTTTCATTATGAATTAATGTGGTTTCAATAAAACCATCCTCCGATAGCACCTCTGGCAATATTTCTCTAATAAAGCCTATAAGATTGATTTTATAAACATCAGAAGTCTTTACCCAATGCAATTCACCTTCGTCACAAGAAATCTCCTGTCCATTAAAATCACTACAAGTATAAACGAATAAAATCCAAGAGGAATTTTTGCCTTGAAGTAAGGTTTTAACTACTCCTTTGAGCTGCAAGTTATTTGCTCGATATCCTGTTTCTTCTTTAATTTCTCTGATGCATGATTCTTTGATATCCTCCTCAAAATGAGTCTTCCCACCAACTCCAGTATACATAGATTTCATGGGCTCTCTAGAACGCTCCAAAAGCAATATGCTATCTTTTACTTGATCAATTAGGAAACATACCGTTCCAATGGTTATTTTCTTTTCCATATTCAAAGATAAATAAAGAATTAGCTTTCGAGCATTGAAACCCTTAACTTCTTTGGGCACACACATTCAAGCTTTTTTTTAATTCCAACCAACTGAAATACTGATCTTTAAAAATTTGTATTTAGCAATTAGTATCTATTCCTCTTACGTGAACCTAAAAATGAATTTCATGGAATTTTCAAACTTTTCTAAGCAAACATGCCCTAGTTTTACCACTAAGGGCTTAAAAGTCAACTCAAAGAACACGAAATCAAGCTCTTACTTTTATTAACTTTTAGCTACCCGTATTTACCTTTATGCTTGAGTTTTAAGATCAAATTTTGTTGTTTTTCTATATATGCAACCTTGGTTTATCTGATGGGCTTGCTCTGCTTATTTTCTTAGAGAAGACTAATCCTCAATTCGTCCATCCTTTGTTTTTCGTAAATATAATATTTTGCAAACTTAGCTTGGGATAATCCATAGGGCTTTATTATTTACCTCTAAAAATCAGGAATTAAATCAACTCACCATCCAATTGTTTAAAAAACTCCAAATATTCCTTAAAAAATAAAGCCTTCCAATAAAAATTGGTACTTTTGCAAAAATGCTAATTTAGAATTATTATGAATTACGATATTATAGTTTTAGGTAGTGGTCCTGGCGGATACGTTGCTGCCATCAGAGCTACTCAATTAGGAAAAAAAGTAGCTGTTATTGAAAAAGCCGAATTAGGTGGAATATGCCTCAACTGGGGATGTATTCCAACTAAAGCCTTATTAAAAAGTGCTGAGGTTTATAATTATGCCAAGCATGCTGGTGATTATGGCGTAAAGGTTTCAGGTGAGATTGAAGCTGATTTTGATGCCATAGTAAAAAGAAGCCGTGGCGTTGCTGAAGGCATGAGTAAGGGAATTCAATTTCTTTTCAAAAAGAATAAAGTAGATTTAATTTCTGGTTTTGGAAAACTAAAACCAGGTAAAAAAATAGAAGTAACCGATGCGGATGGAAAAGTCACTGAATACAGTGCCGAAAACATCATCATTGCCACTGGTGCTCGTTCACGCGAATTACCAAACCTTCCTCAAGATGGAAATAAGATTATCGGTTATAGAAAAGCCATGACTTTAGACAAAAAACCAGAATCTATGGTTGTTGTGGGTTCTGGAGCCATTGGTTCTGAATTTGCTCATTTTTATAATAGCATAGGTACCAAGGTTACTTTAGTTGAGTTTATGGACAATATCGTTCCAGTGGAAGATATAGACGTGAGTAAGCAATTGGGCAGAAGCTTCAAAAAAGCCGGTATTAAAGTGATGGTGAAAAGTGAAGTTTTAAGCGTAGATACTACTGGTGACAAATGCCAGGTTTTAATTAAGACCAAAAAAGGTGAAGAAACTGTTGAAGCTGATATCGTTCTTTCTGCTGTTGGAATTCAAACCAATATTGAAGGAATCGGATTAGAGGAGGTTGGAATTGATGTAGATCGCGGTAAAGTATTGGTTGACGAGTTTTACAAGACCAATGTAGAAGGATATTATGCCATTGGCGATATCGTTCCTGGTCCTGCTTTGGCTCATACTGCAAGTCACGAAGGAATCATCTGCGTTGAAAAAATCGCAGGTCATCATCCCACACCATTAGATTATGGAAATAATCCAGGTTGTACCTATACTCAGCCAGAAATCGCCAGTGTTGGTTTAACAGAAGCACAAGCCAAAGAAGCCGGACACGAAATCAAAGTGGGTAAATTCCCATTCTCTGCTAGTGGAAAAGCCAGTGCTGCTGGACATAAAGACGGTTTTGTAAAAGTAATCTTCGATGCCAAATATGGTGAGTGGTTAGGTTGCCACATGATTGGTGATCACGTTACTGAGATGATTGCGGAAGCTGTAGTAGCTCGTAAACTAGAAACTACAGGACGTGAAATCATTGAAGCAGTTCACCCCCATCCTACTATGTCAGAAGCTATTATGGAAGCGGTTGCGGATGCTTATGGTGAAGTGATTCATATATAGATAGCCGATATAAAAAGATTAATCAGAGAGTGAATGTTTGCGAAAATGTTTGCTCTTTTTTTGTGCATTTATTTTTCAATCGAAAGCTATCCGCTTATAATACCTAATTATGAGTGTAAGTTTAAAAATTGTACTTAGAAAAAAGAATACGAAAGACCAAACCCATCCTGTAAAGCTAAGAGTTACAAACCTTAGAAAATCAAATTATATTGCTTTAGGTATTCATTTAAGCGATAAGGATTTTAATAAGTTAATCAAGGGCAAAAAGTTACCAGAGGACATAAAGAAACTAAGAGCAAAAGTTATTAATGCTGAAAACAAAGCTCAGAAGATAATTGAAGAATTACCAGAGTATTCCTTTAAAGAGTTTAAAAGCCTTTTTCAAGGCATACCAATCCAGAAGGTCAATAAGAGCTTAGTACATCTATTCAATAGTTATATTGCTAGATTAGAAGCAGAACATAGAAAAGTTAGTGCTAATAATTACAAATCTACACTAAAGCACATTAAAGATTTTATTGTTGATATTGAAATAAATAAAATTGATAAAAAACTCCTTGGAGGTTTTAAAAACTATCTATTAGGTACTGGACTAAGTTCTACGACTGCAAGAATTTATCTAATTACTTTCAAAGCTGTTATCAATGCAAATAATGAATTAATAGACACAAACCCATTTATTGGATTCCAATTACCCAAATCAAGGGATAATAAGCGAGCAATACCCATGCAAGACTTAAAAAAACTCCTTGAGTATAATTTTCAGAATCAAAAGCATCAATTATATATTGACTTATTCAGGTTTAGTTTTTACTGTGCAGGTATTAATATTAAAGATATTCTGTTACTAAAAGAATCTAATATCAATGGTGATTATATTGAATTTATTAGAGAAAAGACTAAACACAAATCGCCAAAACTTATTAGAGTTTTTATCTTAGACGAAGCTCGAAATATCATAAGGAAGTATAATTCAGAAAGTTCAGCTTATCTATTTCCTGTACTCTCCAATGAAGATTCTGATTATTTATTTAAAACTGTAAACAATACTGTATTAAATGTAAATAGAAGGCTTAAAAAAGCTTGTAATGACATTGGAATACAAAGAGTAATGACATACCATGCACGACATACCTATGCAACAACATTAATGAATAAAGGCATTAGCATTGCTTTCATTAGTTCTAGTCTTGGCCATGCGAACATAGCAACTACGCAACACTATTTAGGCAACTTTACAGATAAACAAATGGAAGCAAACATGAAGAAACTTATATAGCCCATAGCAGGCTTTTTAAGCACCCTAGAGGCTCTTTTTTACACCAAATAAACACGTTTTAAAACAGCATGAAAGACCTTTAAAAACAGTTCTTTGAAATCATGAAATTAATAGATTGTAAAATATTTTAATGCAATTAGCTTGCTTATATTTTAATTCAGAAAAGCCGATATAAAGAAGTTAATTGGTTTAATCTTGAGTATGTTTTACATAAAAATACAGTCTGTTTTGAAAAATAATTCAAAAAAACACTTGACAAACCTCCTTTTATGTCGTATATTGCCATAACAGTGTAGTTCAACTATCCTTCCAAAGTAAAATAAATAAAGAAGAATTAAGAGAGAATAAAGAGATTACAGCAAAGCAAAAAGAAAGTCAGGATAGTATAACTTGGATATCATCAAGAGACTATAGATTTTCTGCTATATCGGCTTCTTTAAAAGCACTTCAAAGCACCATTCTAAAAGTTTCAATAATATTCAAGTTTCTGAGTACACTAGAGTTCATTATTTTGAATTCTAAAGATTTAGGGAGTGTATTTTACCTCCCTTTGATTAAAAACTAAAATATATGGTACACAATGAAGAAATTAGAGAAGAGTTTTTGCAAGAAGTCAACAAATCAAATCAATACTCTAGTAATTATGAATTTGAGGGGATAATAGATGAAGAAACATATAAAGGTTTAAATTGGATTTATAATGTTAGAATAGACTTAAACACTAAGTCATCAAATATTAAATATGAGATGAATTTACAAGATGAAATAAACAACCTAGAATCTGAAACCCAAACAAGCTTTTATCAGTCTGTTTTTAGAAAGTATAAAGGCAATATTGATAGCAATATAGAATACATAATATATAGATTAAAGCATCCATACAAAACATTTCAGCTGCAATTTGATTTGCGTAGATTTAACGAAAAGAATGCTTTAGGACTTTTAAGAGGTCATCTGGTAAGATTTATATTACTCAATCCCAAATTGAGAAATTGGGAGATTTTATACAAGGTTTTTCATCTGGCTGTTTCAAGGATTAATAAGTACTCAGAAGCATCAATAGGCAGACCCGATATAGTTCGAACCTCACTTGTAGAACAAGCCTTAAATGATACCCAATGGTTAGGAGACGAATTGGATATTGTAAATGAACAGATTAAAATTGAAATGGAGAAACACCAAAAAAAAGTGGATAGTCAATGGGTTAGTACCTTTGATGAAATTGAATATACAGTTGATATAACAGCAGATTATTACAGAAGACTAAGCTTTGCAAACGACAATTACTGGTACACTGGTTTATATGGTCCAACAAATAGAGAGATATGTTTCAATGTTGAAAACAAATATAAGAGCATAACAAAATATGATGATATCAATGAGTCTGTTGATTCCTTAATTAATGATGGTGTATTCGTAAGCTATGAAACAATTAAGGAGAAGCTTAATGGCAGAGGGGAAAGACAAATAAGAGAAGTTATTCATGACAGGAAGAAAGAAATTGTTATGCATAACAGAAACAAATTTGGAATTGTACAATACAAGACATATTTGAAGAGAAATGCAGAACATCTGATGAATGATGAAATTTTTACCTCACCTGCTTAACAGAACTGTTTGTCTAGGAGGGGTAAAAACTTTCTGTCTTCATTGATTAAGATTCAGTTACAAAATATTTATTTGTAAGATAAATGTCAAAAGTAACCAAAAAAACATTGTTAATTTTTCATCTATATCGGCTTTTAAAATGTTCTTAATGAATATCAATACAAAATATTAAAAGTCATTTAAGAATTGAGAAATTAAACTATGGTTTAGAAAAAGCCGCTAGAAAAGAAAGTTTGCGTTTTGGTAATATCGTTGCACCAGCAATAGCAACAATTAAATACAACTAATAATTAATGATTAGAGCATCTTATTTTAGCAATATTATAGGTTTTTAAGGGAAATTACTACACGTAAAACAAAAGTCTTTTGTATAAAACTCTTTCGTAAATATCGTAAAGGTTAGGTTTTAGTATAGTATCCTTAGAGTTGTAATATGTATCTTTATCGATAGAAAAATCAAGCTTATAACTCATTTTAATATTACCACCATCATATACATTTATACTAAGTTCATTATTACAATAATCATACACATCAGATACGGAGTCATTATAATAAGAAAGATCTCTATCGATTATTAACTCCTCTCCATTAATAGGAATAAATAAAATGCAAATATATTCAACTTCAGAATCATTAAAGCTTCTCAATTTGGGATAATTTGGTCCAAAAACATTATTTTCTTTCTCGGTTAAATTTTTGTTATCTATTGGATATATTGTACTATACATTGCATTACTTTTGTGAAGAAACATTTTTCTCAGAATCGTTGTGTTAAATTTATTATTCAATCGATTTTCAAAATTATCAAGCAAAGCTTTTATTACATCGTTCTCCATTTTCTTTATTTTACTAATAGTTCAGATAACTAAATTCGATAAACATTATTGCTAAAATAATAATAATCCTTCACATAACGTCTATAGATTTTATACTTTTCTTATAAAAAGGTTTTCTTTTTAGGATAAATAAATATTCAAGCTTCTAAAACTAATGATAAATGTAATAGACAGCCACTCATTCCCCCTATAGCGGCCTTTATCAACATAAACCAATAACCATTCTTATATATATAATGACATTTTTTCAAAATATTTTCAATTTTTTTATATGAGAATCATAGGCTTAGCCACCCAATAACAACGCCCCCCATTGGGTATTTCCTTCGAATACCCCCGTCGTAAAGCATGATTATATCTTTCCATATACTGTTATCAAAACACTTAAAAAAGGGCTTAAACATTAGTTAACAAACCCTTACTCCTACTACAATTACATAGATATATCTTTGGTAAAGTGAAGGATATTTTGTATCTTTATTCTTTAATAACCAAGCGGTTAAAAGTTCTTTTGTTTGTCAAATTGTTTGCACTTAGAAATTCAAACATTTACTAAACACCTGATTTTATATTAGTTGTGGTTAGGTTGTCACATGATTGGTGATCACGTTACTGAGATGATTGCGGAAGCTGTAGTAGCTCGTAAACTAGAAACTACAGGACGTGAAATCATTGAAGCAGTTCACCCCCATCCTACTATGTCAGAAGCTATTATGGAAGCGGTTGCGGATGCTTATGGTGAAGTGATTCATATTTAAGCCTTAAGCTTTTAAAAATATTTTGGAGGATGTCATTAATTTGATATCCTCTTTTTTTATTCTAAAAAATCTACCCCTGACGTAAAAGAAAAACTATTTTCAATATATTTACGGTTTAAATCCCAAATAAAAATTGCCTCATTCATGAAATACTTTAACTACCTTTATTTTATATCATTGTTCGTCTTGTTCTCTTGTGATCCATGTGAAAAAGCCGAGTGCCCCAATCCATTTGCCGATAGAGATATACAGTGGCTTCCCTATTCTGAAGGTGATAAGATTAATATGGTTGAAGTGAATTCTTCTTCTACTACCACTTATAATATAAGTTATGCTAAGAATGGAAAAAGTACAATCTCAGACGATTCTTCTCCCTATTGCGAAAGTTCATGTTTTTATATGTTTAATGTTCGTACGCGCGGTGAATTTCCTGATGAAGAGAATGAATTCACTTTCGAGATGGTTAAAACCATGAATGGATTTGATTTTAATATCTTTTTTGGTTCAGTTTGTTATTACTTCTTAGGAACGGGAAGTAATACAGATAGAATATTTAATTTAGAAGAAGCAATTCATCTAGATTCATTGTCTATAAATGGTCAATATATAAAAGATGTATATAAATACACCACATATCCAATGCAAGAAACAGTAGCTGAAACCTATATGCATCGAGGCTTAGGCTTGGTTAAAATAAAATATAGAAATGGTCAAGATTTTGAATTGGTGGAACATATAAAATCGAATAAATTGTTCTATGGGCAGACCGACCCGAATATCTAATAGATCAAGGAGATGGCCAAGCTATTGTTCAGCAAAACGTTTATCAAAATTTCATTAGAAAATCTGTACAACTACCTGAAGATATTCAATCTAAAAAGGATGAAAAAAACTATCAAAGATTAGTTTTTGAAACCATGAAGCGGGTCAAAACCCAGTTCAAGGGCCTGTACATATTAACGTTCCTCCTGATTAACTCATTTACGATTTAAAAGAAAAAGAGAAGCATGCTCTTATCCCATTTAAGAAATCAAAGATAGATTCAGCATTATCAAAAGAGAAAAAACTAGATCTTCTCAACAAATGGAATCAAGCTGAAAAAAATTAATCATTATCGGACAACACCTCCCTGATCCAGAGTTCAAGCAACTACTAAAGAAACTATCTATAGAAAAAACAAGAAATATATGGACTCAAAATTAATTACAGTATTTGAAGGAAAACCAATGGAGGCAGAACTGGTAAACCAGATTTTTATCGATAATGGAATTATCGCTAATTTAAAAGATCAATTGATGGGAACGATTGCTCCTTGGCAAGTTTCTTCCGGCGGCTTTGCCACATTAAAAGTTAAAAAACTTAGAATCAGATAAAGAAAAAGCTTTTAAATTAATCGATGGGTTTAATCAAAGTGCATAAGGCAGGCTAATTAGCAGGGCAAACGCATACTTTTAATTTGTCCACAGATTTCCGCAAATTAACACAGATTGCAAACAAAGTTCAGCTTTGCTATACTCTCTTTGTAGAAATAATCCGTGAAAACTTGTGGAATTAGTGGACAGCTTTTTCTTTTTTTAATTTA
This genomic interval from Lentimicrobium sp. L6 contains the following:
- a CDS encoding site-specific integrase, which encodes MSVSLKIVLRKKNTKDQTHPVKLRVTNLRKSNYIALGIHLSDKDFNKLIKGKKLPEDIKKLRAKVINAENKAQKIIEELPEYSFKEFKSLFQGIPIQKVNKSLVHLFNSYIARLEAEHRKVSANNYKSTLKHIKDFIVDIEINKIDKKLLGGFKNYLLGTGLSSTTARIYLITFKAVINANNELIDTNPFIGFQLPKSRDNKRAIPMQDLKKLLEYNFQNQKHQLYIDLFRFSFYCAGINIKDILLLKESNINGDYIEFIREKTKHKSPKLIRVFILDEARNIIRKYNSESSAYLFPVLSNEDSDYLFKTVNNTVLNVNRRLKKACNDIGIQRVMTYHARHTYATTLMNKGISIAFISSSLGHANIATTQHYLGNFTDKQMEANMKKLI
- a CDS encoding ATP-binding cassette domain-containing protein, with protein sequence MIKVNHLELSFAEKLIFKDLSFSIEPGEKVCISGASGKGKSTILKMLMAYVIPNLGTIEINKLQINPENIKVIRNQMIWIPQNINLPVNNGLELMDLMEWSGQKNKVEELLLELGLAVSILSSDFSKISGGQKQRIIIAICLSMDKDIILMDEPTASLDEDSIDQLISCLSKFENKTMVSASHHSKWINSWDKNIAL
- a CDS encoding pyridoxal-dependent decarboxylase, producing MKSKKLSTVYDAQKFKEFGHELVDLLSEHLEEANKEETLVQHWKSPAERLEFWQQYEMDKNSPKAFFQDILEGSVNIHHANYMGHQVSPPAPLGALASFTSSLLNNGMAIYEMGAAGTAIEKVVIDDLNQRIGYDDNSDGYITHGGTLANLTALLSARKAMVEKDVWEEGSSEKLGIMVSSEAHYCVDRAVRIMGMGAAGMIKIPVDKNYAMKTELLEEHYQKAKSDGIRVMAVVGSAPSTSTGMYDDLEAIADFCEAKKLWFHVDGAHGGAAIFSKKYKHYLKGIHRADSVVIDGHKMLMTPTIMTFLLFKNKNHSYATFSQKAVYLLSKKEEEQWYNIAIKSFECTKRMMSIQFYILFKFYGEEIFDEYVTTLYDLGKELAGIISTRLNFELAIEPDTNIVCFRYHPQGKSKEELNSINAQLRQQLLEQGKFYIVQTSLKGEVFMRTTIMNPKTTTKNFELLLDEIEALAG
- a CDS encoding ABC transporter permease, translated to MNSATDISIWELASGLLLFIIPITLFYIYKIWIIKDVLIGLIRMLIQLSLVALYLEWIFELNNAWLNSLWVMVMIMVGIFTTIRRVALNWRMFLLPLLLASLTSVFIVDLFFLGWVLKLDYFFEARYFIPITGMVLGNALNHNIVGLTTYFKGLTDKSDLYMFLLSNTGSKKLALRPFINDAIKQGLNPMIATMSVIGLISLPGMMTGQILGGSSPVTAIKYQIMIMIAIFVGCTINLFLSILFSNRFIFDAYSNLKANILKKM
- a CDS encoding NUDIX domain-containing protein; translated protein: MEKKITIGTVCFLIDQVKDSILLLERSREPMKSMYTGVGGKTHFEEDIKESCIREIKEETGYRANNLQLKGVVKTLLQGKNSSWILFVYTCSDFNGQEISCDEGELHWVKTSDVYKINLIGFIREILPEVLSEDGFIETTLIHNENGEILDNN
- a CDS encoding DUF2141 domain-containing protein, which gives rise to MKSILISLLFTLSIASLYSQSANLTIIVNGIQNAKGTMNFAVYDNAENYDKSKDYFIGESIPVESMKFEFVFYDLPYGKYAISLFHDEDEDGDLDTNWIGMPKELFGFSNNAKAKMGPPDFEDACFEINGDMELVINLVDLF
- the lpdA gene encoding dihydrolipoyl dehydrogenase, with the translated sequence MNYDIIVLGSGPGGYVAAIRATQLGKKVAVIEKAELGGICLNWGCIPTKALLKSAEVYNYAKHAGDYGVKVSGEIEADFDAIVKRSRGVAEGMSKGIQFLFKKNKVDLISGFGKLKPGKKIEVTDADGKVTEYSAENIIIATGARSRELPNLPQDGNKIIGYRKAMTLDKKPESMVVVGSGAIGSEFAHFYNSIGTKVTLVEFMDNIVPVEDIDVSKQLGRSFKKAGIKVMVKSEVLSVDTTGDKCQVLIKTKKGEETVEADIVLSAVGIQTNIEGIGLEEVGIDVDRGKVLVDEFYKTNVEGYYAIGDIVPGPALAHTASHEGIICVEKIAGHHPTPLDYGNNPGCTYTQPEIASVGLTEAQAKEAGHEIKVGKFPFSASGKASAAGHKDGFVKVIFDAKYGEWLGCHMIGDHVTEMIAEAVVARKLETTGREIIEAVHPHPTMSEAIMEAVADAYGEVIHI